In one Arachis duranensis cultivar V14167 chromosome 9, aradu.V14167.gnm2.J7QH, whole genome shotgun sequence genomic region, the following are encoded:
- the LOC107468027 gene encoding uncharacterized protein LOC107468027, translating to MLVRRRVMSWRRVAKSLKALLAHALLFTFSLLLALKLDHVLHSSWWIVFSPLWLFHAMIARGRFSLPAPSMPHGRQWAPSHSVVATPLLVAFEILLCIHLGSSYVVNLKIVFLPLIAFELAILVDNIRMCRALMPGDDENLTDEAVWETLPHFWISIAMVFLIAATVFTLLKISGDVAALGWWDLFINFCVAQCFAYLVCTKWHNPTIHGDCHITEPCSSSSSITYLDWNRRGLVVSCDEDDQQYGLCSRQNIGGHIMKIPFIAFQILLIMHLEGTPSSARDISNRVIFSPLLLLQGVGVLYALCRSVEKIVLLVYTGDIPRSYSSVASKAFDCFGFFHRGARLLGWWSIDEGSREEEARLYFSGTSGYNTFSPDTVKKMPRTDLVEEIFRLQAALGEQTQVTKFSQEEYERLQNEKILCRVCFEEQINVVLLPCRHHIICSTCCEKCKRCPVCRVNIEERMPVYDV from the exons GATTGTATTTTCCCCTCTATGGCTTTTCCATGCCATGATAGCGCGAGGCAGGTTTTCCTTGCCTGCTCCTTCAATGCCTCATGGTCGCCAA TGGGCTCCTTCTCATTCAGTCGTAGCAACGCCATTACTTGTTGCATTTGAGATTCTTCTGTGTATACATCTTGGGAGCAGTTATG TTGTAAATTTGAAGATTGTCTTCTTGCCCCTGATAGCTTTTGAACTAGCTATTTTGGTTGATAACATCAg GATGTGTAGGGCTTTGATGCCTGGAGATGACGAAAATTTGACTGATGAAGCAGTATGGGAAACACTTCCT CACTTCTGGATTTCAATAGCCATGGTCTTCCTTATTGCTGCTACAGTATTCACCCTTCTAAAGATTTCTG GTGATGTAGCTGCTTTAGGCTGGTGGGACTTATTTATTAACTTCTG TGTTGCACAGTGCTTTGCCTATCTTGTTTGTACAAAATGGCATAATCCAACAATCCATGGAGATTGCCATATTACAGAACCATGTTCATCCTCCAGTTCCATAACATATCTGGACTGGAATAGAAGAGGCTTAGTAGTTTCCTGTGATGAAGATGACCAGCAATACGGGTTATGCAGTCGGCAGAACATTGGTGGTCACATTATGAAAATTCCATTCATTGCTTTCCAAATTCTTCTTATCATGCATTTAGAG gGAACACCATCGAGTGCAAGGGATATATCGAATAGGGTCATTTTTTCCCCACTTCTATTGTTGCAAGGTGTTGGGGTTTTATATGCATTGTGTAGATCAGTAGAGAAGATAGTTCTTTTAGTCTACACTGGAGATATTCCTAGAAGTTACTCATCTGTAGCATCAAAAGCCTTTGATTGTTTCGGGTTCTTCCATCGTGGGGCAAG GTTGCTGGGTTGGTGGTCCATAGATGAAGGGAGTAGGGAGGAAGAAGCTCGACTTTATTTTTCCGGCACTTCTGG GTACAATACTTTCTCCCCTGATACGGTGAAGAAGATGCCTAGAACAGATCTCGTTGAGGAG ATTTTTAGGCTACAAGCTGCACTGGGTGAGCAGACACAAGTTACAAAGTTTAGCCAAGAGGAGTATGAAAGACTTCAAAAT GAGAAGATCTTATGTAGGGTTTGCTTTGAAGAGCAGATTAATGTTGTCTTGCTTCCCTGCAGGCATCACATTATTTGCAG TACTTGCTGTGAGAAATGTAAGAGATGCCCCGTATGCCGAGTCAACATCGAAGAACGGATGCCTGTATATGATGTGTAG